In one Mucilaginibacter sp. PAMB04168 genomic region, the following are encoded:
- a CDS encoding gamma carbonic anhydrase family protein produces MALILPVKDKSPVWGENCFIADNCTIVGDVTMGNDCSVWFNAVIRGDVNSITIGHHTNIQDGVCVHATYLKASTTIGNYVSIGHNAIVHGCKLDDYVLIGMGAIVMDDAVVQSNVIIAAGAVVLERTICESGYLYAGTPAKKIKPLTDDQLALLQKLPHNYSLYASWFTA; encoded by the coding sequence ATGGCGCTCATTCTACCTGTAAAAGATAAAAGTCCGGTTTGGGGCGAAAACTGTTTCATAGCCGATAACTGTACCATTGTAGGCGATGTAACCATGGGGAATGATTGCTCGGTATGGTTTAATGCCGTCATTAGGGGTGATGTGAACAGCATTACCATTGGGCACCATACCAATATACAAGACGGCGTTTGTGTGCATGCTACTTACTTAAAGGCATCTACCACTATTGGCAATTACGTATCGATAGGACACAATGCTATTGTACATGGCTGTAAATTAGATGATTACGTGCTTATAGGCATGGGGGCTATAGTAATGGACGATGCTGTTGTGCAATCAAACGTCATCATAGCAGCAGGTGCCGTAGTGCTTGAAAGAACTATATGCGAGTCGGGATACCTATACGCAGGTACACCAGCTAAAAAGATTAAACCGCTAACCGACGATCAATTGGCCTTACTGCAAAAACTACCGCATAATTATAGCTTGTACGCCAGCTGGTTTACGGCTTAA
- a CDS encoding Ig-like domain-containing protein — protein MQRPQGGPRDRTPPKLLKATPANKTRRFNAKEIKLEFDEYFKLTSPYSEISVSPAFEKQPEYITKGQTLLIKLNDSLQKNTTYVFNFGKALADVNESNVLKNFSYVFSTGDQIDSLSISGRVYNTTTAQAEKEATVMIFPAAQDSAMFGKKKPAYYTSTDSAGNFALNNLHEGTYTIYALKEVSPDKIYNADNELIAFQKDPVMLKANVNGIELDLFKQVPEKFRISSRRFDPDGKINMVFNKPLEQPSMKIIDQSAIDEQKIVDFSRTRDTALIFLRNMNFDTVSVAIADKGKFLDTVVLRKGRSESFKRTVSLQYNINVDNKLRPGADLSMIANLPIETFDISRIKLLEDSVPVSPLNLQKSTTNPRNLIIKHRWRQAARYELVFSDEALTDIYGTKNKETTKRFMIDKPENYGTLTLKVTVPDTSKAYIVEVMDSKKTVLQTDFVTKNASIVYKNFFTGKYQVKVTYDTNKNRKADPGNVRTKSYPEKSWYNDKELTLRPNWEMEEPLVIPKEEDATRAAPPTPATAAPTPSTTPAVKP, from the coding sequence ATGCAAAGACCGCAAGGCGGACCCCGAGACCGCACTCCACCCAAACTTTTAAAAGCCACCCCTGCTAACAAGACCCGTCGTTTTAATGCCAAAGAAATAAAACTAGAGTTTGATGAATACTTTAAGCTTACAAGTCCCTACAGCGAGATAAGTGTTAGCCCAGCTTTTGAGAAACAGCCGGAATATATAACCAAAGGCCAAACATTATTAATTAAACTTAATGACTCTCTTCAAAAAAACACTACTTACGTTTTTAATTTTGGTAAAGCGCTAGCCGACGTAAATGAATCTAACGTGTTAAAAAACTTCTCGTATGTTTTTTCAACCGGCGATCAGATAGATTCATTGAGTATAAGCGGCAGGGTTTATAACACTACTACTGCCCAGGCTGAAAAAGAAGCTACTGTAATGATTTTTCCGGCAGCACAAGATTCGGCCATGTTTGGTAAAAAGAAACCCGCCTATTATACCTCCACAGATTCAGCTGGCAATTTTGCTTTGAACAATCTTCATGAAGGGACATACACTATATATGCTTTAAAAGAAGTATCGCCTGATAAGATATACAATGCCGATAATGAGTTAATAGCTTTCCAAAAAGATCCGGTTATGCTCAAGGCAAATGTAAACGGTATAGAATTGGATCTGTTTAAACAAGTTCCAGAAAAGTTCAGAATCAGCTCACGGCGCTTTGACCCGGATGGCAAAATCAACATGGTTTTTAACAAACCTTTAGAACAGCCTTCTATGAAGATTATCGATCAGTCTGCTATTGATGAGCAAAAAATAGTAGACTTTAGCAGAACACGAGATACAGCTTTGATCTTTTTACGTAACATGAACTTTGATACGGTAAGTGTTGCCATTGCTGATAAGGGTAAGTTCTTAGACACGGTAGTATTAAGAAAAGGCCGGTCAGAAAGCTTTAAAAGAACTGTAAGCTTACAATACAATATCAATGTAGACAACAAGTTGCGCCCGGGAGCAGATTTGTCGATGATTGCTAACTTGCCTATTGAGACATTTGATATCAGCAGAATTAAGTTACTGGAAGATTCCGTTCCGGTAAGTCCTTTAAACCTGCAGAAAAGTACTACAAACCCCCGGAATCTAATTATCAAGCACCGCTGGCGGCAGGCTGCGCGTTATGAATTGGTGTTTAGTGATGAAGCTTTAACCGACATTTATGGTACGAAAAACAAGGAAACCACCAAGCGCTTTATGATTGATAAGCCCGAAAACTATGGTACCTTAACTTTAAAAGTAACCGTACCCGATACCAGTAAGGCTTATATTGTAGAGGTGATGGATAGTAAAAAGACGGTATTGCAAACGGACTTTGTTACAAAAAACGCCTCTATAGTTTATAAAAACTTTTTTACAGGCAAGTATCAAGTCAAGGTGACTTACGATACCAATAAGAACCGTAAGGCCGACCCTGGAAATGTGAGAACTAAATCTTACCCAGAAAAAAGCTGGTATAATGATAAAGAATTAACCTTACGCCCTAACTGGGAAATGGAAGAGCCATTGGTGATACCCAAAGAAGAAGATGCGACGCGTGCCGCTCCTCCTACCCCAGCCACAGCTGCACCTACCCCGTCTACCACGCCTGCGGTTAAGCCGTAA
- the nadB gene encoding L-aspartate oxidase produces the protein MTRNVDFLVIGSGIAGLSFALKAAKHGKVLIVTKASEDESNTKYAQGGVAVVVDKKEDSFEKHIEDTLIAGDGLCDEEVVRIVVEEGPERIKEIIDYGTNFDKTNDGVYDLAKEGGHSEYRVLHYKDITGFEMERALLAQIHQNPNIEILTHHFAVDLITQHHLGEFVDKSTKDITCYGVYAFNTETKEVETIRSKVTVMASGGAGHIYAITTNPVIATGDGVAMVYRAKGKVRNMEFIQFHPTALYNPGEYPSFLISEAVRGFGGILKRTNGEEFMQEYDERKSLAPRDIVARAIDAEIKKSGEDYVYLDVRHKSKADILNHFPNIYAKCLDIGLDMTKDMIPVSPACHYMCGGVLVDHMGRSSIQQLYACGECSSTGLHGANRLASNSLLEALVFAHRIYEDAIKGFEGYEVPNNIPDWDEKGVQLSNEDILVTHNIREMQKLMNDYVGIVRSDFRLERAMRRLKLLYEETEEFYKRTKLSVKLCELRNLIQVSYLVVKSATARKESRGLHYTTDYPQHAEVLEDTVF, from the coding sequence ATGACAAGAAATGTGGATTTCCTGGTAATAGGATCGGGCATTGCCGGATTAAGCTTTGCACTTAAAGCTGCTAAACATGGTAAGGTACTGATAGTTACCAAAGCGAGCGAGGACGAATCAAACACGAAATATGCACAAGGCGGTGTGGCCGTAGTTGTGGATAAAAAAGAGGATTCGTTTGAAAAGCATATCGAAGACACGTTGATAGCCGGCGATGGCCTTTGCGACGAAGAGGTAGTACGTATTGTGGTGGAAGAAGGGCCCGAAAGGATAAAGGAGATTATAGACTACGGTACCAATTTCGATAAAACCAATGATGGCGTTTACGATCTGGCTAAAGAAGGCGGCCACTCTGAATACCGCGTACTCCATTATAAGGATATTACCGGCTTTGAAATGGAGCGCGCCTTATTAGCGCAAATTCACCAGAACCCAAATATCGAAATACTAACCCATCATTTTGCGGTGGACTTGATCACTCAACATCATTTGGGTGAGTTTGTGGATAAGTCTACCAAAGATATTACCTGTTATGGCGTTTACGCCTTTAATACCGAAACTAAAGAGGTGGAAACCATTCGGTCGAAAGTTACGGTAATGGCATCTGGCGGTGCAGGGCATATTTATGCTATTACCACCAACCCGGTTATTGCCACGGGTGATGGTGTGGCTATGGTTTACCGTGCCAAGGGTAAAGTTCGTAATATGGAGTTTATCCAATTTCATCCTACAGCTTTATATAACCCTGGTGAGTACCCATCCTTTTTAATTTCTGAAGCAGTGCGTGGTTTTGGCGGTATTTTAAAACGTACCAATGGCGAAGAATTTATGCAGGAGTATGATGAACGCAAATCATTAGCCCCACGTGATATTGTAGCCCGCGCTATAGACGCCGAGATAAAAAAATCGGGCGAAGATTACGTATACCTGGATGTACGCCATAAAAGCAAGGCCGATATTTTAAACCATTTTCCTAACATTTATGCCAAGTGTTTGGATATTGGGCTGGATATGACCAAAGATATGATTCCGGTATCGCCTGCATGCCATTACATGTGTGGTGGTGTGTTGGTAGATCATATGGGCCGTTCATCCATACAGCAACTGTATGCGTGCGGCGAATGTTCATCAACCGGCTTACATGGTGCTAATAGGTTGGCATCCAATTCATTACTAGAAGCGTTGGTATTTGCCCACCGCATTTATGAGGATGCCATTAAAGGATTTGAAGGCTACGAGGTACCGAATAACATTCCGGATTGGGATGAAAAAGGCGTACAACTCTCTAACGAAGACATACTGGTTACCCACAACATTCGCGAAATGCAAAAGCTGATGAATGATTATGTAGGTATCGTACGGTCTGATTTCCGTTTGGAGCGAGCCATGCGCCGTTTAAAGTTACTATACGAGGAAACTGAAGAATTTTACAAGCGCACCAAATTGTCGGTTAAGCTATGTGAATTGCGTAACTTAATACAAGTTTCTTATTTGGTTGTAAAATCGGCTACTGCACGTAAGGAGAGCAGGGGATTACATTATACTACCGATTATCCGCAACATGCTGAAGTTTTGGAGGATACAGTGTTTTAA
- the thiL gene encoding thiamine-phosphate kinase, translating to MFDNVDRTHINELGEFGLINHLTKNIKLTHKSTLKGVGDDAAVLDYAGKKVLVSTDMLLEGIHFDLAYTPLKHLGYKSVQVNLSDICAMNGTPTQVTVSIGMSSKYTLEAVEELYEGIYLACDKYKVDIIGGDTTSSKQGLVISITVLGYANEEDIVYRNGAEEGDLLCVSGDLGGAYTGLQLLEREKLVYLENPQIQPDLEGKDYIIERQLKPEARQDIIQLLGDLKVKPTAMIDVSDGLASEILHICTQSNKGCQLYEEKIPIDPMTYETAREFNLDPTICALSGGEDYELLFTIKQADYDKIKHDVDISIIGYITEASAGCNLISKSGQVHELKAQGWNAFKK from the coding sequence ATGTTTGATAATGTTGATAGAACCCATATTAATGAGTTAGGTGAATTTGGCCTGATCAATCATTTAACTAAAAATATTAAGCTTACCCATAAAAGCACCCTGAAAGGTGTAGGAGATGATGCCGCCGTGCTAGATTATGCTGGTAAAAAAGTGTTGGTATCAACCGATATGCTGCTGGAAGGTATTCATTTTGACTTGGCTTATACGCCGCTTAAGCACTTGGGCTATAAATCGGTACAGGTAAACCTGAGCGATATTTGCGCCATGAACGGTACGCCTACCCAGGTAACAGTATCTATAGGCATGTCGAGCAAGTATACTTTAGAAGCTGTTGAAGAGCTTTACGAAGGTATTTACCTGGCTTGTGATAAATATAAGGTTGATATTATAGGTGGCGATACCACGTCATCAAAACAAGGTTTAGTAATTAGCATCACCGTATTAGGTTATGCTAATGAAGAAGATATAGTATACCGTAACGGTGCCGAAGAAGGCGACTTGCTTTGCGTATCTGGCGATTTAGGCGGCGCATATACTGGTTTGCAGTTATTAGAACGCGAAAAGCTCGTTTACCTGGAAAATCCGCAGATACAACCCGATCTGGAAGGTAAAGATTATATAATTGAGCGACAGTTGAAGCCAGAGGCTCGCCAGGATATTATACAATTGTTAGGTGATCTAAAAGTGAAACCTACTGCTATGATCGATGTGTCGGACGGGTTGGCTTCGGAGATACTGCACATTTGTACCCAAAGCAATAAAGGCTGCCAACTATATGAGGAAAAAATACCCATCGACCCGATGACGTATGAAACCGCCCGCGAGTTTAACCTCGATCCTACTATATGTGCCCTGAGTGGCGGCGAAGATTACGAGCTGTTATTTACCATTAAACAAGCCGACTACGACAAAATAAAGCACGATGTCGACATCAGCATCATTGGCTACATCACCGAAGCTTCAGCGGGCTGTAATTTGATTTCTAAAAGCGGCCAGGTACATGAGTTGAAGGCGCAAGGGTGGAATGCGTTTAAGAAATAG
- a CDS encoding DNA/RNA non-specific endonuclease, giving the protein MKLKHLLIYLFIPLALASCKKDRDETENPETEILQPPVAPKPYSINENFESGIKAGYDVADVTISTGSWSMNGALLGSDAGDIRNGGKSVRIQGTKDNAKRNGNLAMNFDVTGLKSVIIKSSFANFADKQFVTATNPVALKGSWELQSSKDGGKTYTKVGQTITETDIVLVAHTFQITDPAAQRFIIVNTSDYNGSNRVRLSIDDITFVGEGESGITIGGSDTPPDDGGGTSTGTPTTPRGINIGTDAPPATGDNSNLLFGNPSAANMISAENYLLDMGYYVESYSKSRGTPNWVSWHLDNTNTTNATGRLDNFAGFKDLPAGYYQVQSTSYSGSGFDRGHNCPSADRTSSTFANSATFLMTNMIPQAPQNNQQTWNNLESYLRLQVNNGNEVYVIMGSYGIGGVGSKSTATVTTIDNGNVTVPSNVWKVAVIIPAGDRDLIRAGNTSGIRVIAVNTPNVNTINSDWTKYIVSVRDIETAVGNGFNLLGSLPQSVQDAIEVKKDSGI; this is encoded by the coding sequence ATGAAATTAAAACATTTACTCATTTATCTTTTCATCCCCTTAGCACTGGCCAGTTGTAAAAAGGATAGGGATGAAACCGAAAATCCCGAAACGGAAATACTCCAACCGCCAGTTGCACCAAAACCTTATAGCATTAATGAAAATTTTGAAAGTGGCATTAAAGCAGGCTATGATGTTGCCGATGTAACTATCAGCACCGGTTCTTGGAGCATGAATGGCGCTTTGCTAGGAAGTGATGCAGGCGACATTAGAAACGGCGGTAAGTCGGTACGTATACAAGGTACAAAAGACAATGCCAAGCGCAATGGTAACCTGGCTATGAATTTTGATGTAACGGGCTTAAAAAGCGTTATCATCAAAAGCTCTTTCGCCAACTTTGCCGATAAACAATTTGTTACGGCTACCAACCCCGTTGCCTTAAAAGGCTCCTGGGAACTCCAATCTTCAAAAGACGGTGGTAAGACTTATACTAAAGTAGGCCAAACTATTACTGAAACTGACATTGTTTTAGTGGCCCATACTTTTCAAATCACCGATCCTGCCGCGCAACGCTTTATTATTGTGAATACATCAGACTATAACGGCAGTAACCGGGTGCGTTTAAGTATTGATGATATCACATTTGTTGGCGAGGGCGAATCGGGTATTACCATTGGCGGATCAGACACCCCTCCAGATGACGGGGGCGGCACATCAACCGGTACACCAACTACTCCAAGAGGAATAAATATTGGTACCGACGCGCCACCTGCAACCGGCGATAACAGCAACCTATTATTCGGCAATCCTTCAGCTGCCAATATGATATCAGCCGAAAATTATTTACTGGATATGGGTTATTATGTAGAATCGTACAGCAAATCAAGAGGTACGCCTAATTGGGTAAGCTGGCATTTGGATAATACTAATACTACTAATGCCACTGGCCGCCTGGATAATTTTGCGGGCTTTAAAGATTTACCTGCAGGTTACTACCAGGTACAAAGCACCAGCTACTCGGGCAGTGGTTTCGACAGGGGGCACAACTGTCCATCGGCCGACCGTACCAGCTCAACCTTCGCTAATTCGGCTACTTTTCTGATGACCAACATGATTCCGCAGGCACCACAGAATAATCAGCAAACCTGGAATAACTTGGAGAGCTATCTGCGCCTACAGGTTAATAACGGTAACGAGGTTTATGTAATTATGGGTAGCTATGGTATAGGCGGCGTAGGCAGCAAAAGTACTGCAACTGTAACCACAATTGACAATGGTAATGTAACTGTGCCCAGCAATGTTTGGAAAGTAGCCGTTATTATTCCGGCTGGCGACCGTGACTTGATCAGAGCTGGTAACACTAGTGGTATACGTGTGATTGCTGTAAATACACCTAATGTAAATACTATTAACAGCGACTGGACCAAGTATATCGTAAGCGTACGCGATATAGAAACAGCCGTAGGCAACGGTTTTAACTTATTGGGATCTTTACCACAATCGGTACAAGATGCTATTGAAGTAAAAAAAGACAGCGGCATATAA
- a CDS encoding DUF5071 domain-containing protein, with protein MEYQKLIPKDKFDDSGVEKLKTLSFEEIEPIIPDLLKWLQDMNWPVAKCIADILEPFADKITSQIISILRSDDGMWKYWILGNLVRNTNDPSILMELERIARHPSKDDIDCEVNLEAVSILNGDYK; from the coding sequence ATGGAATATCAAAAATTAATACCAAAAGACAAATTTGATGATAGTGGAGTTGAAAAACTTAAAACGCTTTCATTTGAGGAGATCGAACCTATAATTCCAGATTTGTTAAAGTGGCTACAAGATATGAATTGGCCGGTTGCAAAGTGTATAGCTGATATATTAGAACCTTTTGCCGATAAGATTACTTCTCAAATTATTAGCATATTAAGATCAGATGATGGAATGTGGAAGTATTGGATATTAGGAAACTTGGTTAGGAATACAAATGATCCATCTATATTGATGGAATTAGAAAGAATTGCAAGACATCCATCAAAAGACGATATTGACTGTGAAGTTAATCTTGAAGCAGTTTCAATTTTGAATGGTGATTATAAATAG
- the rmuC gene encoding DNA recombination protein RmuC: MSVGILAIAVVILLISVYLFISKSKNAAGNVSVAEFEQLKTENEQIKLKLGITEEKVKSAYAEKESITQLLKEENGKLTDQLLFERQELAQANQALESTRSFYKAQQEKLQEQKAEIEQIRQHFQREFENVAERLLKEKSREFLDVNKANLDHILNPLKENIKTFEEKVEKVYNMEAADRNTLKGVITQLMELNKQISSEAQNLTKALKGDTKKQGNWGEFILERVLERSGLVKDREYRLQASHQAQDGTRFQPDVIIDLPDDKHLVIDSKVSLIAYERLVNCETEEERKLHAKAHVESLRNHVHGLSAKNYHDLQKINSPDFVLLFVPIESSFSFAVQLDADLFNDAWDKRVVIVSPSTLLATLRTIASMWKQEHQNRNVMEIARLSGDMYDKFVGFLTDMDSIGRNLKQSQDAYDKAINKLSDGRGNLTITAEKIKKLGAKANKQIDGKFVSLLTEGEDSEEQKHN; encoded by the coding sequence ATGAGTGTAGGGATATTGGCTATTGCCGTAGTTATTTTATTGATTTCGGTTTACTTGTTTATCAGTAAATCAAAAAATGCTGCCGGCAATGTTTCTGTAGCTGAATTTGAGCAGTTGAAGACCGAAAACGAGCAAATCAAACTCAAACTTGGCATTACTGAAGAAAAGGTTAAAAGCGCTTATGCCGAAAAAGAAAGCATTACCCAACTCCTTAAGGAAGAGAACGGCAAATTAACAGATCAGCTATTATTTGAGCGTCAGGAACTGGCACAGGCCAACCAGGCGCTGGAAAGCACCCGCAGTTTTTATAAAGCGCAACAAGAAAAATTACAGGAACAGAAAGCGGAGATTGAGCAAATCCGCCAACACTTTCAGCGCGAATTTGAAAACGTAGCCGAAAGGTTACTGAAAGAAAAGTCGCGCGAGTTTTTGGACGTGAATAAAGCCAACCTCGATCATATCCTTAATCCTTTGAAAGAGAACATCAAAACTTTTGAAGAGAAAGTGGAAAAAGTTTACAATATGGAAGCGGCCGACCGTAACACGCTGAAAGGTGTAATTACGCAGCTAATGGAACTAAACAAGCAGATTAGCAGCGAGGCGCAAAACCTAACCAAAGCCTTAAAAGGCGATACTAAAAAGCAAGGCAACTGGGGAGAGTTTATACTGGAAAGGGTACTGGAACGCTCGGGCCTGGTTAAAGACCGCGAATATCGTTTACAGGCTAGTCACCAGGCGCAGGATGGCACCCGTTTCCAGCCCGATGTGATCATTGATTTGCCGGATGACAAGCACCTCGTTATCGACTCCAAGGTATCATTAATTGCATACGAGCGCCTGGTGAACTGCGAAACCGAAGAGGAGCGTAAGCTGCATGCCAAAGCACATGTAGAATCGTTACGTAACCACGTGCATGGCTTATCAGCCAAAAACTATCATGATCTGCAAAAAATCAATTCACCCGATTTTGTGCTGCTATTTGTGCCTATTGAATCGTCTTTTAGTTTTGCGGTGCAGCTGGATGCCGACCTGTTTAACGATGCCTGGGATAAGCGGGTAGTTATTGTAAGCCCGAGTACTCTTCTCGCAACTTTACGTACTATAGCCAGCATGTGGAAACAAGAACATCAAAACCGCAACGTAATGGAGATTGCCCGCCTGAGCGGCGATATGTACGACAAGTTTGTAGGCTTTTTAACCGATATGGATAGCATAGGCCGTAACCTAAAGCAAAGCCAGGATGCCTATGACAAAGCCATCAACAAACTGAGTGACGGCCGTGGCAATTTAACCATCACTGCAGAAAAAATTAAGAAATTAGGTGCTAAAGCTAATAAGCAGATAGACGGGAAATTTGTATCACTACTCACCGAGGGCGAAGATTCGGAAGAACAGAAGCATAATTGA
- a CDS encoding gliding motility lipoprotein GldH, whose protein sequence is MISSITGCTDPNRVMDENKSVTNHNWSYGNKIKFDIDIADANIAYNLYINVRVTSNYRYSNMFVLVYQNGGPAKKAAITRYELKLASPTGEWLGKGSGSMYSYQIPFKTNYRFPAKGKYHFEIEQNMRDNPLRSVSDVGLRVEKAE, encoded by the coding sequence ATGATCAGCTCCATAACAGGTTGTACTGACCCTAACCGTGTAATGGACGAGAATAAGTCTGTTACTAACCATAACTGGAGTTATGGCAACAAAATAAAGTTTGATATTGACATAGCCGATGCCAATATTGCTTATAACTTATACATTAACGTACGGGTAACATCCAATTACCGGTACTCCAACATGTTTGTATTAGTGTACCAAAATGGTGGCCCGGCTAAAAAGGCAGCTATTACACGTTACGAGCTAAAGCTGGCCAGCCCAACAGGCGAGTGGCTGGGCAAAGGGTCGGGCAGTATGTATAGCTACCAGATACCGTTTAAAACGAACTACCGCTTTCCGGCCAAAGGCAAATACCATTTCGAGATTGAGCAAAACATGCGCGATAACCCGTTGCGCTCAGTAAGTGATGTGGGTTTGCGGGTTGAAAAAGCTGAATAA
- the nadA gene encoding quinolinate synthase NadA, with the protein MDVLEEINIKGFVEEEIDPTLDLYAEIEKLKQQKNAVILAHYYQEGEIQDIADYIGDSLGLSQQAAKTDADIIVFAGVHFMAETAKILSPTKKVLLPDLKAGCSLADSCPPHLFKKFKESYPDHLVITYVNCTAELKAMSDIVCTSSNAVQIVESLPADQKIIFGPDRNLGAYVAKKTGRDLVLWNGACMVHEIFSREKITKLKERHPNAKILAHPECEEHILQLADYIGSTTGILKYATNSSEKEFIVATEAGIIHQMEKDNPDKVFIPAPPNNTCACNDCPHMKRNTLEKLYLCLKNEMPEITLPADIIEKAVKPIERMLDISAQLGL; encoded by the coding sequence ATGGACGTTTTAGAGGAGATCAATATAAAAGGATTTGTTGAAGAGGAAATAGACCCCACGCTTGACCTGTATGCTGAGATTGAAAAATTAAAGCAACAGAAGAACGCAGTTATACTGGCGCACTACTACCAGGAAGGTGAGATACAGGATATAGCCGATTATATTGGCGACAGCCTGGGCCTATCGCAACAGGCGGCCAAAACCGATGCCGACATTATTGTATTTGCCGGCGTACACTTTATGGCCGAAACCGCCAAGATCCTATCCCCTACCAAAAAGGTGTTGCTACCCGATTTAAAAGCGGGTTGTTCACTGGCCGATAGTTGCCCTCCGCATTTATTCAAGAAATTTAAGGAATCGTATCCTGATCACCTGGTTATTACTTATGTGAACTGTACGGCAGAATTGAAAGCCATGAGCGATATTGTTTGTACATCAAGCAACGCGGTACAGATTGTGGAAAGCCTGCCTGCCGATCAAAAGATCATCTTTGGGCCCGACCGTAACCTGGGCGCTTATGTGGCTAAGAAAACAGGGCGTGATTTGGTATTGTGGAACGGTGCCTGTATGGTGCACGAGATATTTAGCCGCGAGAAGATCACCAAGCTGAAAGAGCGCCACCCCAACGCTAAAATATTGGCTCACCCTGAGTGTGAAGAACACATCCTGCAACTGGCCGATTATATAGGATCTACTACCGGTATCTTAAAATATGCAACCAACAGTTCCGAAAAGGAGTTTATTGTAGCCACCGAAGCAGGTATCATTCACCAGATGGAAAAAGATAACCCTGATAAGGTGTTTATCCCCGCTCCACCGAACAATACCTGCGCCTGCAATGATTGTCCTCACATGAAAAGAAATACGCTGGAGAAGCTTTATTTATGCCTTAAAAATGAAATGCCGGAGATTACCTTACCGGCCGATATTATAGAAAAAGCGGTTAAGCCTATAGAGCGCATGCTGGATATTTCGGCACAGCTGGGATTATAA